Below is a genomic region from Anoxybacillus flavithermus.
GTTCATACGTACCTGTAAAAGAAACAGTTCGTGGCTTTAAAGAAATTTTGGAAGGAAAATATGACCATCTTCCAGAAGATGCGTTCCGCTTAGTTGGTCGCATTGAAGAAGTGATTGAAAAAGCGAGAAAAATGGGCGTAGAAGTTTAATAAGGGACCGAGGAGGATTTTTTCATGAAGACGATTAAAGTCAGTGTCGTAACTCCGGACGGCCCAGTATATGAAGCGGATGTGGAAATGGTGAGCGCTAAAGCGCAAAGCGGCGAACTCGGCGTGTTGCCAGGGCACATTCCGATGGTCGCACCGCTAGAGATTGGCGCGGTTCGTTTAAAAAAAGGAAACGCAACTGAGCTTGTAGCGGTGAGCGGTGGCTTTTTAGAAGTTCGCCCTGATCGTGTGACGATTTTGGCGCAAGCGGCAGAACGTGCAGAAGATATTGACGTGGCACGCGCAAAAGCGGCGAAAGAGCGAGCTGAACGTCGCTTGCAAGCAAAGCAAGAGGATATTGATCATAAGCGAGCAGAATTAGCTTTACGCCGTGCGATTAACCGTTTAAATGTAGCGAACCGTAACTTTTAACCCTAAGAGCATTGTCTCTTAGGGTTTTTGTTTATTTTTGGAACAAGTTTTATCGACACATATGTGAAGAAGTGATATAATGTTATCGGTTACAGTCTTAATAGTGTGACGTTTTCGAAAAATGTGTATAAAGTCACAAAGGGGTGGGACATCGTTGAACGTTTATGTAAACAGTTATGTAGTCGTCTTTGTGTTTCTTTGTTTAGGTATTTTACTTCCAATCGTTGCGCTCACAGCGGGGCGTTTTCTTCGTCCACATGCGCCAAATGCAGCGAAGCAAACGACATACGAAAGCGGATTAGATCCTTTCCACGATTCGCGCGTGCAATTTAACGTGCGGTATTACATTTTTGCATTATTGTTCGTCATTTTTGATGTAGAGACTGTATTTTTATATCCGTGGGCGGTCGCGTTTGAAAAGCTTGGTGCGTTTGCGCTCATCGAAATGCTTATTTTCGTCGTCATGTTGTTAATTGGACTTGTGTATGCTTGGAAGAAGAAGGTGTTAAAATGGATGTAAAATTGTTGAACGTATCAGATCAGGAAATGGAAGAAATGCGTCGCAATGTGTTTTTAACGACATTAGAACAGTTAAAAGCATGGGCGCGCAGCAATTCGCTATGGCCGTTGACGTTCGGTCTTGCCTGTTGCGCCATCGAAATGATGGGGGTCGGTTCTTCACATTACGATTTAGATCGCTTCGGATCTTTTTTCCGTACGTCACCTCGTCAATCTGACGTCATGATTGTCTCCGGAACGGTGACAAAAAAAATGGCGCCTATCGTTCGCCGTTTATACGATCAAATGCCTGAGCCGAAATGGGTCATTGCGATGGGTTCATGTGCAACCGCAGGCGGTCCGTACGTAAAATCGTATTGCGTTGTCAAAGGCGTCGATCAAATTGTGCCTGTTGACGTATACATCCCAGGCTGTCCGCCAAATCCAGCTGCGTTGATTTACGGCATTAACAAACTGAAAGAAAAAATTCGCTATGAAGCGAAAACAGGAAAGAAGGTGCTGTAGTCGATGAGCGATGAAAAAGATTTACAGCAACTAAAAAAAGAAGCAGCGGAACGGGCGAAACAATTAGCAAAAGAGCGATTGGCAGCAAAACAATCAGCCGAACAAACTGAGCCATCGCTCGAAAGCGAAGATGACCTTGCGCTTGCGAAGAAAAAAGCAGCAGCAGCGGCGAAAGCAAAAGCTGCAGCGTTAGCAAAACAAAAAGCGATGGAGACAGGTGACTTAAGCGAAGAAGAATTGGCGAAGAAAAAAGCAGCAGCAGCGGCGAAAGCAAAAGCTGCAGCGTTGGCAAAACAAAAAGCGGCGGAGACAGGTGACTTAAGCGAAGAAGAATTGGCGAAGAAAAAAGCAGCGGCAGCGGCGAAAGCAAAAGCTGCAGCGTTGGCAAAACAAAAAGCGGCAGAGTCTGGTGACTTAAGCGAAGAAGAATTAGCGAAGAAAAAAGCAGCGGCAGCGGCGAAAGCAAAAGCTGCAGCGTTGGCAAAACAAAAAGCGGCGGAGACAGGTGACTTAAGCGAAGAAGAATTGGCGAAGAAAAAAGCGGCGGCAGCAGCGAAAGCAAAAGCTGCAGCGGCGGCAAAAGCGAAAAGTGTAGATGTTCATGAACAGAAAGAGGAAGCACCGTCGCCAAATCAGCCATATCTCGACAAATACGTCAAAGTGATCGAAGAACATCTCGGAACAGAAGTGCTAGAAAACGCTTACATCAACCGGTTGTCGAAAGACGTGCCAACGCTTGTTGCTAAAAAAGATACATATTATAAAGTGGCTGAGTTTTTAAAATATAACGAGCAGCTAAGTTTTGATTATTTATCCGAATTGCACGGAACGGATTTTCAAACACATATGGAAGTGTACGTCCACTTGTATTCTTATAAAAATCGCCAGTCCGTTGCGCTGAAAGTAAAAATAGATCGCGACGATCCGGTCATTGACTCGCTTGTACCGCTTTGGCCAGGGGCAAATTGGCCGGAGTGCGAGGCGTACGACTTGCTTGGTATTCGTTTTGAAGGCCATCCAAACCTCATTCGCATTTTCTTAGGTGAAAATTGGGTCGGCTATCCGCTTCGGAAAGATTACGAGCCGTACGATATGGAGGGGTAACATTTGCTTAGAACAGAGGAGATGCTTTTAAACGTCGGACCGCAACATCCGAGCACGCATGGCGTGTTTCGCCTCGTGCTGAAAATCGATGGGGAAATCATTAAAGAAGCGACTCCCGTCATCGGTTATCTTCATCGCGGGACAGAAAAAATTGCGGAAAATTTGCAGTATACACAAATCATTCCGTACACAGATCGCATGGACTATTTATCGGCGATGACGAACAATTACGTTATTTGTCACGCAGTAGAAACGATGATGGGGATTGAAGTGCCAGAGCGCGCAGAATATTTACGTGTTTTAGCGATGGAGCTTGGCCGCATTGCGAGCCATCTCGTTTGGTGGGGTACGTATTTGCTTGATATTGGTGCAGTCAGCCCGTTTTTATATGCGTTTCGTGAGCGGGAAATGATTATTAACTTATTAAACGAACTATCAGGCGCGCGTCTAACGTTTAACTATATGCGTGTAGGCGGTGTGAAATGGGATGCGCCAGATGGATGGATCGACAAAGTGAAACAGTTCGTTCCATATATGCGCAAACAACTAGAAGGTTATCATGAGCTAGTGACGGGAAATGAAATTTTCCGCAACCGTGTCATCGGCGTCGGTAAATACACGAAAGAAGAAGCGTTAGCTTATTCGTTAAGCGGCGTCAATTTACGTTGTACCGGTGTGAAATGGGACTTGCGAAAAGATGAACCGTATTCCATTTACGACCGCTTTGATTTTGATGTACCTGTACGCACAGAAGGGGATTGTTTCGCCCGTTATGAATGCCGTCTCGCCGAAATTGAGCAATCGCTTCGCATTATTGAACAAGCGTGTGAGCAGTTTCCAAGCGACGGTGAGATTATGGCGAAAGTGCCGAAAATGATTAAAGCGCCACCGGGCGAGGCGTATGTGCGCATCGAGTCGCCGCGTGGCGAAATTGGTTGTTATATTGCGAGCGACGGGAAAAAAGAGCCGTACCGCTTAAAATTCCGTCGACCGTCATTTTACAATTTGCAAATCCTTCCGAAACTATTAAAAGGGGAAAATATCGCAAATTTAATTGCGATACTTGGCGCGATTGATATCGTGCTTGGGGAGGTCGATGGATAATGATGGAACAACTTTTGCAGTCGACGCCGAGCTGGACGAATGTGGCCATTTTCTTTGCGATTGGTGTTGGGCTGTTGCTCGTTGTGTTAGGGTTTGTCACGTACGGCATTTTAGCGGAACGAAAAGTAATGGGATTTATGCAAGGGCGCATCGGTCCAAATCAAGTGGGTGGACGTTGGGGATTGTTACAAACAGTCGCCGACGTATTAAAACTATTGTTAAAAGAAGATACGATCCCGAAAGCAGCTGATCGTCCATTATTTATTTTAGCGCCGGTCATCGCGTTTGCCCCTGCGTTTATGGTGCTTGCAGCCCTTCCTTTTACGGATGCGTTGCAATTTGCCGATATTGGTGTCGGACTGTTGTATTACATCGCTGTGTCCGGATTGACGACGATTGGGGTTGTCACGGGCGCATGGGCGTCAAACAATAAATATGCGCTACTTGGAGGCATGCGCGCCGCAGCGCAAATGATTTCATACGAAGTGCCGCTTGTCATGTCTGTTATTGGCGTCATTTTGTTGTCGGGAAGCTTAAACTTAAACGACATTGTTGCAGCGCAAAAAGACGTTTGGTTTATCGTTGTGCAGCCGATCGGATTTCTCGTCTTTTTGATCGCTGCTGTGGCGGAGTTAAACCGGACGCCGTTTGACTTGCCAGAAGCGGAATCAGAGCTTGTAGCAGGTTTCCACGTTGAGTATTCTGGCTTCCGCTGGGCGTTTTTCATGCTTGCAGAGTACGTGTACTTTTTTGCCATGGCGGCATTAACGACGGTGCTCTTTTTAGGAGGATGGCATCCGCTTCCGTTTCTCGGCTTCATTCCAGGTGCCGTTTGGTTTGCGTTAAAGTTTAGTCTCGTCGTCTTCTTATTTATCTGGTTTCGCATTACGTTTCCGCGTGTGCGTGCCGATCAATTGATGGAGTTTGGTTGGAAAGTGTTATTGCCTGTGGCGCTCGTCAATATTTTTGTCACAGCGCTTGTGAAACAACTATTTTTTTAAATAAAAAGGTGGGTGGGCAGAAATGCTCGGTTTAATGAAAGGATTAGCGTATACGCTGAAAAACTTAACAAAAGAAAAAGTGACGTACGATTATCCGAATGAACCGCTTCCGCTTCCGGATCGCTTTCGCGGCATTCAAAAGTTTTATCCGGAAAAATGTATCGTTTGCAATCAGTGCGCAAACATTTGCCCGACCGACTGTATTCAGCTGACGGGCAAAAAGCATCCGGATCCGACGAAAAAAGGAAAAATTATTGATACGTATGACATTAACTTTGAAATTTGCATTTTATGCGATTTATGTACGGAAGTATGTCCGACCGAGGCGATTGTGATGACGAACAACTTTGAATTAGCAGAATATAGCCGCGATGAATTGTTTAAAGATTTAACGTGGTTAGATGAAAATGATACGAACGTGCGGAAGGTGAATAAGCCATGAGTGGACAATATATTGCGTTTTTCGTTCTTTCGCTCATTGCGCTCGGCGGCGGCATTTTTATGTTAAATTTAAACAAAGTCGTCCATATGGTCGTCGCGCTCGTCTTTACGTTCGTCAGCATCGCCGGCATTTACGTTCTTTTATCGGCTGAATTTGTCGCGGCCGTCCAAGTACTTATTTACTCTGGTGCGATTACCATTATTATGTTGTTCGGCATTATGCTTACGCGCCATCAAGATGACGGCCAATCGACAGGTAGCCCGCTTCGAAAAGCATTAGCATTGCTCGGTACGGTTGCTTTTGGGGCGGTCATGTACATCGGCATTCGCACGCTTGACTTTGGCAGCGAAGCGGTTGGACTTCACGACAAAAATACGGAACAAATCGGAATTGCGATGTATTCGAAATATGTCATTCCGTTTGAACTTGCCTCTGTTTTGTTGCTTGTCGCATTAATTGGCGCGGTCATTTTAGCGAAAAAAGATGATAAGGAGGCGGGAGAATGAGCGTACCGTTATCCGCCTATCTCGTATTTGCGCTTATGTTATTTTGCATCGGGTTGTACGGGGCGCTAACAAAACGCAATACGGTCATTGTGCTCATTTGCATTGAACTCATGTTAAATGCCGTAAACGTCAACTTAGTCGCATTTAGCAAATACGGGATGAATCCAGGCATCACAGGTCAAGTGTTTTCGCTCTTTACGATTACTGTTGCCGCGGCAGAAGCAGCGGTCGGATTAGCCATTTTAATTGCGCTATATCGCAATCGAAAAACGATTCATATTGATGAAGTCGATTCGATGAAACGATAAAGGATGGGGAAACAAAGGGGTTGTATTATAAATGCACCTGAAAAAGGGGATGATTGAACGATGATGGAAAACGCATGGCTCATACCGCTTTTTCCGTTCGTATCGTTTGTTGTGCTGCTTGTTGTGGGCAAGCAGCTAAAAGAACGAAGCGCGTATGTCGGAATGTTGTTGACGTTTCTTTCGCTCGTTTGGGCTCTCGGGACGTTGTACGAGCGATGGACGGCACCAACATACAAACAAGCATACACATGGCTAACAATTGGGGATGTGGATATAACGGTCGGATTTGAGGTGAATGCATTAAATGCATTAATGCTCGTTGTCGTATCGCTTGTTAGTTTTCTCGTACATACGTATGCGAAAGGATATATGCACGGGGATGAGCGCTTCTCGGTATTTTACGCCTATTTAGGCTTGTTTACGTTCGCGATGCTCGGACTTGTTGTATCACCGAATGTACTACAAACGTACATTTTTTGGGAGCTTGTCGGTCTCGGTTCGTTCTTATTGATCGGATTTTATTTTTACAAAGAAGAAGCGAAAGCGGCAGCGAAAAAAGCGTTTATTATGACGCGCATCGGGGATGTCGGCTTATTAATTGGTATGATTTTATTGTTTCTCGAAGTAAAAAGTTTTGAATATGAAGCGATTTTTGCGGCGTTGCAAAACGGAGATATTTCCGCAACGATTGTGACGTTAAGTGCGATTCTCATTTTTATTGGGGCAGTTGGAAAATCGGGTCAATTCCCGCTTCATACGTGGCTTCCAGATGCGATGGAAGGCCCGACGCCTGTATCAGCGTTAATTCACGCTGCAACGATGGTCGCTGCAGGGGTATATTTAGTCGCTACGTTGTTCCCGCTTTATGAAGCAAGCGAAGCAGCGATGACAACCGTTGCTTATGTTGGTGGATTCACCGCTATTTTTGCGGCATCGATCGGTCTTGTGCAAACGGACATTAAACGCGTATTAGCTTATTCGACAGTTAGCCAGCTTGGCTACATGATGTTGGCGCTCGGTTCAGCCGGGTATGTCGCAGGTGTGTTTCATTTAATGACGCATGCATTTTTTAAAGCGTTGCTCTTTTTAGCCGCAGGTAGCGTCATTCATGCGGTGCATACGCAAAACATTGAACAAATGGGTGGACTATGGAAAAAAATGAAATGGACCGCTCCGCTTTTTTTAATCGGAACGTTAGCCATTAGTGGATTTCCGTTTTTCTCAGGTTTTTTCAGCAAAGATGAAATTTTAATTGCCACGTGGACGCACGGACATGTCGGTCTATTTGTTGTTGCTGTTATTGCGGCCTTTTTCACCGCGTTTTATATGTTCCGTTTATTTTTCCTCGTGTTCGCGGGAGAAGCGAGAACGAACAATCACGATGTGCATGAATCGCCAGCTGTCATGGTGCTACCGATGATCGTACTCGGTGTGCTCGCAGTCGTTTCTGGTTACGTTCAAACACCGTGGGGTGCCTTTTTAGGCGAGTGGTTGACAGAAGGAACGAATTGGCATGCGCATACAGAAGGTCCAACTTGGATTATGATTGTAGCGACCGTTGTTTCTTTATGTGGCATGGCTCTTGCGTGGCTCATATATGGCAAACGTGCGATTGCGCGCGACTGGCTATCGTCACGTTTCCCAATGACGTACAACGTGCTTATGAACAAATATTACATCGACGAGTTTTACGGACTTACTGTTATTCGTGCCGCATCGTTTGTTAGCTTGTTATTTGAGTACATTGATCGTTTCCTCGTTGAAGGGGTGGCTCAGCTATTTGCGGCAACAGCGCGTGGCATCGGCCGAATCGGCTCACGTTTACAAAACGGTCAAGTACAAATGTACGGTACAGTAACGATTGTCGCTTTAGCGATTCTCGTCGTCATTTTTGCGGTGACAGGGGGGTATTTATAATGCAGCCGTACTTTTTATCGCTCTTAATTTTCTCCCCGCTTTTAGGCATACTCGTTCTTTCGCTCTTTCCGAAAGAACAAGAAAAAGCGATCAAATGGCTCGGCGTGTTAGCAACGCTGCCATCGTTATGTTTATCGCTGTTTGCGTTTTGGCAATATCGAAACGGCTATGATATAAGCAAGTTATCGGAAAAGCGATCGTGGATTCAATTTGGTGATTTTCCGTTTTTGAAAGAGACGGATTTTACTGTCGCTTACGAACTTCATGTGGACGGCTTTGCGCTTGTGATGATCGTGTTAACGACGATTTTAGCGACGCTTGCGGCGATTGCTTCTACGTCTATTCAAAAAGAATGGAAAGGATATTTTCAACTATTTTTACTGCTTGAAATCGGTATGCTTGGCGTATTTGCTGCAAGCAACCTTGTGCTCTTTTTCATCTTTTTCGAGCTGACGCTTATCCCGATGTTTTTCTTAATCGGAAAATGGGGATATTTCGAAAAAGAAAAAGTAGCGTACAGCTACTTAATTTATAACGGTCTTGGTTCAGCCGTCTTATTGATCGTCATTGCGGTATTGTTCGCACGTACCGGTACATCGAACATAGCAGAGTTGCGTTACATCTTAACGAACTCATCGGTACAAACGATTTCGCCAATTTCCGACGATCTTCGTTACGGACTATTTTTAGCATTGCTCGTTGCCTTTGGGGTAAAATTGCCGATTGTGCCGTTTCATCGTTGGATGTTGCGCGTACACGTTCAAGCGCCACCGTCTGTTGTTATGCTACACGCAGGGGTGTTGTTAAAAATTGGTGCGTTCGGTCTTGTTCGCTTGGCGTTCGGATTATTTCCCGGGCAATTCCAACAATTTTCGACATGGCTCATCGTGCTTGGTATAGTCAACTTGTTGTACGGTGCGTTTTTAGCACTTAGACAAACCGATTTTAAAATGGTGCTTGCTTACTCGAGTGTGTCACATATGGGGATTGTATTGATCGGTCTTGGTTCGCTAAACGAGGCAGGAATACAAGGGGCTATTTTCCAAGCGGTATCACACGGGTTTATCGCTGCATTTTTATTCTTTTTCGTTGGCGTCATGTACGAAAGAACGCGTACAACAACGCTTGCTCGTTTAGGGGGGCTAGCGAAGACGATGCCGTACGTATCCGGTTTTATGCTTGCGGGCGCGATGGCTTCGCTCGGGTTGCCGGGAACGTCCGGATTTGTAAGTGAGTTTATGGCGTTCGTTGGTGCATTTCAAGCAGCGCCTTGGCTCGCTGCGATCGGTACGCTCGGCATTATTATGACCGCGGTATATTTGTTGCGAGCTGTACTTCATATGACATTTGGGCAAACAGCGGTGACGAACGTCCGCGATTTACGTGGCATCGAATGGGTGCCAGCGATAAGTTTACTGTTACTCATTATCATCATCGGGGTATATCCGAGCATATTAGCGATGCCGTTACAAACGACGATTGAAACGATGATGAACGGGTTAGGGGGTTGATGAGATGGATTTTGAAACATTACTTAGCTATGAATGGGGCGTCATGATGCCGGAATTTATTATTCTCGGCGTAGCCGTTGCGCTCTCGCTCATCGACCTATTTATGCCAGAAAATCGCAATCGGCAGCTGCTTGGCTTATTTGCTTTCGTTGGCATCGCTGTCTCATTCGTATCGCTCCTTAGTTTATGGACGAGTGATGTCACATCCATTTTAGGCGATACGTTCCGCCTCGATTCATTCGCGAAATCGTTTAAAGCGTTATTGCTGATCGGAAGCGCGCTCGTTTTATTACTTTCGATTCACTACGAACCGAAAGAGCGCATCGCATATCGCGGTGAATTTTACTACTTATTTTTGACCGCTCTTCTTGGGGCCATGATGATGGCATCAAGCGGCGATCTCATTACGTTGTTTGTCGGTCTTGAACTATTGTCGATTTCTTCTTATATTCTCGTCGCCATTCGGAAAAAACATACATTAGCGAATGAAGCGGCGTTGAAATACGTCATTATCGGAAGTATCGCAACAGCGATTACACTATTTGGGATGAGCTATATTTTTGGCTTTACCGGATCGACGAATATAAAAGAAATTGCTGTACAACTTGCGGGTACGTTCGATGAAAATCATCAATACGTTTTATCGCTCGCCTTCTTACTTACGTTTGTCGGATTATCGTTTAAATTAGCATCCGCCCCGTTTCATATGTGGGCGCCTGACGTATATCAAGGTGCGACGACGCCTGTTGTTTCATTCTTAAGCGTCGTTTCTAAAACAGCTGGATTTGTCATTGTTTTGCGTGTGATCGTTTCCGTCTTTGCGCAAACGCCAGCGGGAAGTTCCGCTTCAATGCTTATGGCGTTTGCACCATATGTCGCCTTTTTATCAGGTGCAACGATGATTATCGGCAATACGATTGCCCTTCGACAACGGAACGTCAAGCGTATGCTCGCGTATTCAAGCGTGGCGCATGCTGGATATGTATTAGTCGCTTTTGCGAGCTTATCGATGTTTATGTTTGAAGCCATTTGGTTTTACTTGTTAGCGTATTTATTTATGACGATCGGTGCATTTGCTATTTTGCAAGTCGTTTCTCACCATCATGATGACGAAGATATAAGTATATTTGCAGGTTTGTACCGCCGCTCGCCGCTTATGGCAATTGCGATGACAATCTTTTTACTATCGCTTGCAGGTATCCCAGGGACAGCTGGATTTATCGGGAAAATGAATATTTTCCTCGGCGCATTCGTCGTGGAGCCAGCACATTACGTGCTTGCGTCGATTATGGTGATCACAACGGTCATCTCTTACGTATATTACTTTGGCATCTTCGTCCAAATGTTTTTCCGACCAGTCGAACATACGCACCGATTAGAGTGGCCACCTGGGGTCATCGCGGTTGTCGTTATTTGTGTCATCGGCACCGTTTTATTAGGGGTGTTTCCAAACATCGCTTACGACTTTCTTGCACCGTTTGAACATTTTAGCGATTTTCTTCAATAAGACGTATAATGGAAGGGGTTTACCCTTCCATTTTTTATGTGAGAGGAGGAATAAGCATGGAAGTATTTGGACAAGAAGCGTTAATTAGTTTACTTTCTCATTTATTTTTTATTACGGTGACGTGGTGGACGTTACAAGCGGTTCGACTTGAAGTCATTTTCAAACCAAATCGTATCATTCAAGCGCGCGTCTTTTACATTTTAATTACGATTGCTATTGGCTCATTAGTAAGCAACTTCTTTTTAGATTATTTACGCTGGTCGCGTCAGTTGCCATTTTTACTTTAAACGCGAGCGTTGTCGATTTTTTTCACGTATGTTCCCTTCCGATCTGGCAACAATAAAAGCTAAGGAGAGGAAGGGAGAAAAGATGAGAAAAAGATGGTTGGCACTCGTTATTTTTTGTTTGTTATTAAGTGGTTATCGGATGTATGATGATGAACGTGTCGAAAGAGAAATAACGAAAATAAACGACATGCTCGGTGTATTTGACGCTCATCATATTTACCTCAAACGATGGAACGTCTACGCCAAAGAGCAAGTACTTACCAATGACCCTCACAACTGGATCCAACAATACGTGAGAACATGGTCCTCTTTTCGTTGGACGGTTGAACCGCACAAGATGATTGGCAAACGTGAAACCTCCGCTTACGTTGAAACGATTCAACTTATCACGGTCGCTCATCATCCAGCTGTCCTTGTTTTATACGAAGCAACCGGTTCAACGTGGAATAAACAACTCGAACGCACGCTCGTCCGACAAACGACAAAATTATTCGTAAAACCTACATTTTTCACTTGTATTACAGGGGAATTCGATGGTAAGATGAAAGGTGTTTTGTTTGACAAGGCGGTTCGCTTGCTTGCTTCATTTCAAGCGCAACCGATCGAATCATTGCGTGAAGAGACATTTGTCTCCGTCTCAGCATATACTGAGCAGTGGAAGACATCACTTTCTGTCGGACAACAACAAATGAATCTTCAA
It encodes:
- a CDS encoding ATP synthase epsilon chain, which translates into the protein MKTIKVSVVTPDGPVYEADVEMVSAKAQSGELGVLPGHIPMVAPLEIGAVRLKKGNATELVAVSGGFLEVRPDRVTILAQAAERAEDIDVARAKAAKERAERRLQAKQEDIDHKRAELALRRAINRLNVANRNF
- a CDS encoding NADH:ubiquinone oxidoreductase subunit A (Catalyzes the transfer of electrons from NADH to ubiquinone), with protein sequence MCIKSQRGGTSLNVYVNSYVVVFVFLCLGILLPIVALTAGRFLRPHAPNAAKQTTYESGLDPFHDSRVQFNVRYYIFALLFVIFDVETVFLYPWAVAFEKLGAFALIEMLIFVVMLLIGLVYAWKKKVLKWM
- a CDS encoding NADH-quinone oxidoreductase subunit B, translated to MDVKLLNVSDQEMEEMRRNVFLTTLEQLKAWARSNSLWPLTFGLACCAIEMMGVGSSHYDLDRFGSFFRTSPRQSDVMIVSGTVTKKMAPIVRRLYDQMPEPKWVIAMGSCATAGGPYVKSYCVVKGVDQIVPVDVYIPGCPPNPAALIYGINKLKEKIRYEAKTGKKVL
- a CDS encoding NADH-quinone oxidoreductase subunit C, whose product is MSDEKDLQQLKKEAAERAKQLAKERLAAKQSAEQTEPSLESEDDLALAKKKAAAAAKAKAAALAKQKAMETGDLSEEELAKKKAAAAAKAKAAALAKQKAAETGDLSEEELAKKKAAAAAKAKAAALAKQKAAESGDLSEEELAKKKAAAAAKAKAAALAKQKAAETGDLSEEELAKKKAAAAAKAKAAAAAKAKSVDVHEQKEEAPSPNQPYLDKYVKVIEEHLGTEVLENAYINRLSKDVPTLVAKKDTYYKVAEFLKYNEQLSFDYLSELHGTDFQTHMEVYVHLYSYKNRQSVALKVKIDRDDPVIDSLVPLWPGANWPECEAYDLLGIRFEGHPNLIRIFLGENWVGYPLRKDYEPYDMEG
- a CDS encoding NADH dehydrogenase subunit D; its protein translation is MLRTEEMLLNVGPQHPSTHGVFRLVLKIDGEIIKEATPVIGYLHRGTEKIAENLQYTQIIPYTDRMDYLSAMTNNYVICHAVETMMGIEVPERAEYLRVLAMELGRIASHLVWWGTYLLDIGAVSPFLYAFREREMIINLLNELSGARLTFNYMRVGGVKWDAPDGWIDKVKQFVPYMRKQLEGYHELVTGNEIFRNRVIGVGKYTKEEALAYSLSGVNLRCTGVKWDLRKDEPYSIYDRFDFDVPVRTEGDCFARYECRLAEIEQSLRIIEQACEQFPSDGEIMAKVPKMIKAPPGEAYVRIESPRGEIGCYIASDGKKEPYRLKFRRPSFYNLQILPKLLKGENIANLIAILGAIDIVLGEVDG
- a CDS encoding NADH-quinone oxidoreductase subunit H, translated to MMEQLLQSTPSWTNVAIFFAIGVGLLLVVLGFVTYGILAERKVMGFMQGRIGPNQVGGRWGLLQTVADVLKLLLKEDTIPKAADRPLFILAPVIAFAPAFMVLAALPFTDALQFADIGVGLLYYIAVSGLTTIGVVTGAWASNNKYALLGGMRAAAQMISYEVPLVMSVIGVILLSGSLNLNDIVAAQKDVWFIVVQPIGFLVFLIAAVAELNRTPFDLPEAESELVAGFHVEYSGFRWAFFMLAEYVYFFAMAALTTVLFLGGWHPLPFLGFIPGAVWFALKFSLVVFLFIWFRITFPRVRADQLMEFGWKVLLPVALVNIFVTALVKQLFF
- a CDS encoding NADH-quinone oxidoreductase subunit I, whose product is MLGLMKGLAYTLKNLTKEKVTYDYPNEPLPLPDRFRGIQKFYPEKCIVCNQCANICPTDCIQLTGKKHPDPTKKGKIIDTYDINFEICILCDLCTEVCPTEAIVMTNNFELAEYSRDELFKDLTWLDENDTNVRKVNKP
- a CDS encoding NADH:ubiquinone oxidoreductase subunit J, with the protein product MSGQYIAFFVLSLIALGGGIFMLNLNKVVHMVVALVFTFVSIAGIYVLLSAEFVAAVQVLIYSGAITIIMLFGIMLTRHQDDGQSTGSPLRKALALLGTVAFGAVMYIGIRTLDFGSEAVGLHDKNTEQIGIAMYSKYVIPFELASVLLLVALIGAVILAKKDDKEAGE
- a CDS encoding NADH-quinone oxidoreductase subunit K — translated: MSVPLSAYLVFALMLFCIGLYGALTKRNTVIVLICIELMLNAVNVNLVAFSKYGMNPGITGQVFSLFTITVAAAEAAVGLAILIALYRNRKTIHIDEVDSMKR
- a CDS encoding NADH-quinone oxidoreductase subunit L: MMENAWLIPLFPFVSFVVLLVVGKQLKERSAYVGMLLTFLSLVWALGTLYERWTAPTYKQAYTWLTIGDVDITVGFEVNALNALMLVVVSLVSFLVHTYAKGYMHGDERFSVFYAYLGLFTFAMLGLVVSPNVLQTYIFWELVGLGSFLLIGFYFYKEEAKAAAKKAFIMTRIGDVGLLIGMILLFLEVKSFEYEAIFAALQNGDISATIVTLSAILIFIGAVGKSGQFPLHTWLPDAMEGPTPVSALIHAATMVAAGVYLVATLFPLYEASEAAMTTVAYVGGFTAIFAASIGLVQTDIKRVLAYSTVSQLGYMMLALGSAGYVAGVFHLMTHAFFKALLFLAAGSVIHAVHTQNIEQMGGLWKKMKWTAPLFLIGTLAISGFPFFSGFFSKDEILIATWTHGHVGLFVVAVIAAFFTAFYMFRLFFLVFAGEARTNNHDVHESPAVMVLPMIVLGVLAVVSGYVQTPWGAFLGEWLTEGTNWHAHTEGPTWIMIVATVVSLCGMALAWLIYGKRAIARDWLSSRFPMTYNVLMNKYYIDEFYGLTVIRAASFVSLLFEYIDRFLVEGVAQLFAATARGIGRIGSRLQNGQVQMYGTVTIVALAILVVIFAVTGGYL
- a CDS encoding NADH-quinone oxidoreductase subunit M, which gives rise to MQPYFLSLLIFSPLLGILVLSLFPKEQEKAIKWLGVLATLPSLCLSLFAFWQYRNGYDISKLSEKRSWIQFGDFPFLKETDFTVAYELHVDGFALVMIVLTTILATLAAIASTSIQKEWKGYFQLFLLLEIGMLGVFAASNLVLFFIFFELTLIPMFFLIGKWGYFEKEKVAYSYLIYNGLGSAVLLIVIAVLFARTGTSNIAELRYILTNSSVQTISPISDDLRYGLFLALLVAFGVKLPIVPFHRWMLRVHVQAPPSVVMLHAGVLLKIGAFGLVRLAFGLFPGQFQQFSTWLIVLGIVNLLYGAFLALRQTDFKMVLAYSSVSHMGIVLIGLGSLNEAGIQGAIFQAVSHGFIAAFLFFFVGVMYERTRTTTLARLGGLAKTMPYVSGFMLAGAMASLGLPGTSGFVSEFMAFVGAFQAAPWLAAIGTLGIIMTAVYLLRAVLHMTFGQTAVTNVRDLRGIEWVPAISLLLLIIIIGVYPSILAMPLQTTIETMMNGLGG